In Prosthecobacter debontii, the sequence CGGCTGCCGCATCGATATGGGCCTGTCACCTCTCGGGGAGCGGCACGCCCAGGCGGTCGCCTCCTGGTTGGCCCAGACGCCACTGGATGCCGTTTATTGCAGCCCCATGCGTCGGGCGCAGATGACCTCGGCTCCGCTGGCTGAGGCCAAGGGGCTGGAGCCCATCATCGTGCCAGATCTGCGGGAGATGGATTTTGGCGATTGGACAGGTTACCACTGGGAAGGCGTGCAGGAGCACTTTGGCGTCAGCGCCTTTGACTGGCTGGAGATCATCGAGTCCGCTGGGATCCCCAATGGCGAATCTGCCGCGCATCTCACCCATCGTGTGCTGCCCGCCTTGGTTCAGATTTTACAGGACAATCCGCACAAACGCGTGGCCATCGTCTGTCACGGCGGGATCATCCGGGTCATCCTGGCCTTGCTCCTGGAGCAGCCGCTGAAGGCCATGGCGCACTTCAACATCGAATACGGCAGCATCAGCGTCGTGGAGATCCAGCCAGATAAAAAACACGCCTTTGAGATCGAGCTGCTGAACTTCTGTCCGCCTTTGCCTGTCTGAAAAAGCCTGCTGGCCCCTCTGTCCCCCCTATCGTTTTGAAACGCACCTTGCGCATGCGGGGCTGAGGGCGATTATTGCACTCAAACAAAGTTTTCCCCTGACCGATATGTTTTCTCTGCTTACTGACAAACTCGAAGACGCCTTCCGCAAGCTGCGCGGAATGGGCAAGATCAGCGAGTCCAACGTCTCTGACGCCCTGCGTGAGATTCGCATGGCGCTTCTGGAAGCTGACGTGGACTTCAAGGTCGCCAAGGATCTGATCGAGGCCGTCAAGCAGCGTGCGCTCGGCGAAGAAGTACTGAAGACCGTGACCCCGGGCCAGCAGATCGTTAAAATCTTCCATGACGAGTTGG encodes:
- a CDS encoding histidine phosphatase family protein translates to MKSHLPNHPTQLYLIRHGEVEVQYHKVFGGCRIDMGLSPLGERHAQAVASWLAQTPLDAVYCSPMRRAQMTSAPLAEAKGLEPIIVPDLREMDFGDWTGYHWEGVQEHFGVSAFDWLEIIESAGIPNGESAAHLTHRVLPALVQILQDNPHKRVAIVCHGGIIRVILALLLEQPLKAMAHFNIEYGSISVVEIQPDKKHAFEIELLNFCPPLPV